From Alphaproteobacteria bacterium:
GGTCCGGTTGGCGCAGCACCAGCACCACCGGCGCTGCCACCAGGACCAGCGGTATGGCCAGCCAGCGCAGGCGCTCCACCTCCTCGTTGGTGAGGCCGTGGAAATACCGCGCCAGCGCCAGCACCACGGCGATCTTCATGATTTCCGAAGGCTGCAGGTTGACCACGCCCAAGTTGACCCAGCGCTGTGCCCCCATGCTCACAACGCCGATCACCTCGACGGCGCCGAGCAAACCCAGCGCCAAGAAATATATGGCATAGGCGTAGCGCAGCCAGATGCGGATATCGACCAATGCCACCAGGAACATCAGCACGAAACCGACACCAAAGCGCACCGTCTGGCGTTTGATCCAGGTGTCGACGGTACCCTCGGACACCGAATAGAGCATGGCAAAGCCGATCGAGGCGGTGAGGCAGATCAGCAGCACCAGCGTCCAGTTGACGTTCCACAACTTCTGCCCCAGCGAGAGCCGCACCTCGGAGAAGCCGACGCTGTCGCGCAGAGCCATCCCTAGCCCTCCTTGACAGGGGGCTTGCCGGCGCCACGACCGCCTGTGCCGGCCAAGCCAGGCAGGCGCAAGGGATCGCGGCGCTGGACTTCGCGTAGCACATCGCGGGCTACCGGTGCCGCCGCCGCCGAGCCGCCGCCGCCGTGCTCGATGATGACTGACACGGCGTAGCGCGGCGCCGCCATCGGGGCATAGGCGACAAACAGCGCGTGGTCGCGCTCCTCCCACGGTTTCTCGGAATTCTTGCGCAGGCCGGCCAGGCGTTGGGCCTTGGTGATGCGGCGCACCTGGACCGATCCGGACTTGCCCGCCATGGCCATCTCCGGCTCCCGGATGCGGGCTCTCCGGGCGGTGCCACGCTTACCGTTGACGACCCGCTCCATGCCCTCCCTGACCAGCCTGAGCGCCGCCGACGAGAGCTCCAGCGAGCGAGGTTTGGCCGCCGCCTTGCCCTCGGCGCCTTGGCGGCGCAGCAGCCGCGGCCGCAGGGCAAAGCCGCCATTGGCGATCTGGCCGGCCATGAAGGCCAACTGCAACGGCGTCGTCAACAGATAGCCCTGGCCGATGCCGGTAATCAGGGTCTCGCCCTGCTGCCAGGGCTCGCCGCGCAGCGCCAGCTTCCACTCGCGGCTCGGCACCAATCCCGGGCGTTCGCCGTTGAGGCCCAGCCCGAGTTGCTTGCCCAGGCCCAGGCGCCGCGCCATCTGGCCGATGCGGTCGATGCCGGTGCGCCGGGCGACGTCGTAGAAATGGATATCGCACGATTGCTCGATGGCCTCGACCAGGCTCAGCTCGCCGTGACCGCCGCGCTTCCAGCAATGGAAGGTGTGATTGCCGAATTTCAGCTCACCGCTGCAAAAGACGCGGTGCTCGGCGGCCACCGTGCCGGCTTCCAGGGCGGCCATGGCGACCACCATCTTGAAGGTCGAGCCGGGCGGGTACTGGCCGCTGATGGCCCGGTGCAGCAAGGGCTTGCGGTTGTTTTCGAGCAGCGCTTGCCAGCGGCCGCGGCTGAACCCGAGGTTGAAGGCGTTGGGGTCGAAGGTCGGTGTCGAGACCAGCGCCAGCACCTCGCCGTTATGCACGTCGATCAGCACCACGGCGCCGCTTTCCTCGCCCAAACGGTCGAAGACGAAGTTCTGCATGACGCTGTCGATGGTCAAGACGACGTCGCCGCCGGGCTGGCCGTCGTTGCGCTCCAACTCGCGGACCACGCGGCCGGTGGCGTTGACCTCGA
This genomic window contains:
- the mrdA gene encoding penicillin-binding protein 2, translating into MRHDTDRYKVFSRRAVLLSGGTALLFSTLVGRLYYLQVLQADRYRVLAEENRISFRLLSPPRGRILDRFGEELANNQQNYRVLLIPEQAGSIDETLTALGRLVAIDEYDRRKVMRDIGRNPAFLPVTVLENLSWPEFSRINVHMPDLPGVQPGVGETRYYPFGGPFAHIVGYVGPVSEDEQTGEPLLELPDFRTGKSGVEKASESLLRGRAGNRQIEVNATGRVVRELERNDGQPGGDVVLTIDSVMQNFVFDRLGEESGAVVLIDVHNGEVLALVSTPTFDPNAFNLGFSRGRWQALLENNRKPLLHRAISGQYPPGSTFKMVVAMAALEAGTVAAEHRVFCSGELKFGNHTFHCWKRGGHGELSLVEAIEQSCDIHFYDVARRTGIDRIGQMARRLGLGKQLGLGLNGERPGLVPSREWKLALRGEPWQQGETLITGIGQGYLLTTPLQLAFMAGQIANGGFALRPRLLRRQGAEGKAAAKPRSLELSSAALRLVREGMERVVNGKRGTARRARIREPEMAMAGKSGSVQVRRITKAQRLAGLRKNSEKPWEERDHALFVAYAPMAAPRYAVSVIIEHGGGGSAAAAPVARDVLREVQRRDPLRLPGLAGTGGRGAGKPPVKEG